Proteins encoded in a region of the Photobacterium angustum genome:
- the gfa gene encoding S-(hydroxymethyl)glutathione synthase, with product MSIKLHPSIDNGFIATKENFVGGVLSCKCDTNTVRVKLSGQTAHNHACGCSKCWKPEGAVFSQIAVISRDNVEVIANADKLVVVDQNAAIKRHACKECGVHMYGRIEDTNHPFHGLDFVHTELSTDEGWSAPEFAAFVSSIIETGTDPKDMDAIRARLNELGLKPYDCLSPALMDAIATHVYAQNHKSA from the coding sequence ATGTCTATTAAATTACACCCATCAATTGATAATGGCTTTATTGCAACTAAAGAAAACTTTGTTGGTGGCGTATTAAGTTGTAAATGTGACACAAATACAGTACGTGTTAAACTTTCAGGTCAAACAGCACATAACCACGCTTGTGGTTGTTCTAAGTGCTGGAAGCCAGAAGGCGCAGTTTTCTCTCAAATCGCTGTTATTTCTCGTGACAACGTTGAAGTTATTGCAAACGCAGACAAACTCGTTGTTGTTGACCAAAATGCAGCAATCAAACGTCACGCTTGTAAAGAATGTGGTGTTCACATGTACGGCCGTATCGAAGATACTAACCACCCATTCCACGGTTTAGACTTTGTTCACACAGAGCTATCAACTGACGAAGGTTGGTCTGCTCCTGAATTTGCAGCATTTGTTTCTTCTATCATCGAAACTGGTACTGATCCAAAAGATATGGATGCAATCCGTGCTCGTCTAAACGAACTAGGCCTTAAGCCATACGATTGCCTATCTCCAGCACTAATGGATGCAATCGCAACTCACGTTTACGCACAAAACCATAAAAGTGCATAA